The nucleotide sequence GGAACCGGCAAACCCTCCGGCCGCAGCGGACCCGTTGAACCCATCACGGATGATCAGGGACAACGCCGCCGGAATTTCGCCTGCAAACCGCAGGATGATGTAGAGGCAACCGATCACATAAAAAATCGCCATGAACGGCACCAACACGGCCGCCGTGCGGGCGATCGATTTGATGCCGCCCAGAATCACCAGAGCGGTCAGCCCCGCCAGCCCGAACCCCGTCACCCAGTTCGTGGTGCTGACCGCAGCCCCTTCCGCACCCACCAGCGCGACAATGTTACCGGCGACCGCATTGGCTTGCACCATGTTGCCGATGCCAAATGCGGCGACCGCGCCGAAGACCGCGAACGCCACCGCGAGCGGCTTCCATTTCGCGCCCATGCCCCGCTCAATGTAATACATCGGGCCGCCGTTCATGCGGCCCTGCGAATCGATGATACGATATTTCACCGCCAGCAGCGCCTCGGAATACTTCGTGGCCATGCCGAGGAAGGCGATCACCCACATCCAGAACAACGCCCCGGGACCGCCGATGGATACGGCGGTGGCCACGCCCACAATGTTGCCCGTGCCGATGGTCGCGGCGAGCGCCGTCATCAAGGCTTGAAACGGTGAAATGTCGCCCTGCCGCGCATTCGCCCGACCTTTGCGGCCGAACGCAAATCGCAATCCCGTGCCCAGCCGCAGCAATTGGATGACCCGCAGCCGCACGGTGAGAAAAACCCCGGTGAGCACAATCAGCGCGAGCATGGGCGGCCCCCACACGATGTTGCTGACGTTGGAGATGAGGTCGTTGAAAGCAGTCATGGGCGTGGGATCGATGAGTAACGGTCAGGCCAATACAAGGAGTGGGGTCGTTTTCACGCTACTCCCTTCGCTCTGGCTCGCCGCCGTGTGCAAACCACCCCGACCAGAGCGAAACCTGCGAGGATCACCGCGGTCGTGGAGGGTTCCGGCACGGCGCTGGCCGGCGTCGCGGTGACCGCATACAGATAGTCGGTCGGTGATGCGGCCCAAGTTGCTCCTTGATTGGTGCTCTGCGCAAACGATCCGGCGACACTCCACCCACCGCTCACCG is from Synoicihabitans lomoniglobus and encodes:
- a CDS encoding alanine/glycine:cation symporter family protein — translated: MTAFNDLISNVSNIVWGPPMLALIVLTGVFLTVRLRVIQLLRLGTGLRFAFGRKGRANARQGDISPFQALMTALAATIGTGNIVGVATAVSIGGPGALFWMWVIAFLGMATKYSEALLAVKYRIIDSQGRMNGGPMYYIERGMGAKWKPLAVAFAVFGAVAAFGIGNMVQANAVAGNIVALVGAEGAAVSTTNWVTGFGLAGLTALVILGGIKSIARTAAVLVPFMAIFYVIGCLYIILRFAGEIPAALSLIIRDGFNGSAAAGGFAGSSMILAMRMGVARGVFSNESGLGSASIAAAAAQTDQPAEQGLISMMGTFIDSIVVCSLTGLALVVTGVWTGGGAAAAAMTQAAFSHGLPGQSGGIVVGIAVITFAYSTVIGWSYYGERCCEYLFGRRAIPFYRGLWILAIMVGAVGGLRLIWNIADVLNALMALPNLIALIALSGVVVAETRAYGRR